Proteins co-encoded in one Gadus morhua chromosome 6, gadMor3.0, whole genome shotgun sequence genomic window:
- the LOC115545216 gene encoding zinc finger protein 862, whose amino-acid sequence MKRTIESFFVKKVNKLRPDPNECSDTDLPSTSQVMSGPNQETASANEPHTINSEPQPAEIKRRKVYAFRREWLDQFPWLRYDKTGNEMHCIYCKECGKTMAGNSAFVTGSNTFRIETLKKHNASMKHITCRDKCTATVSPLPAAFQRQEAANRTSDEAKMMIKFNIAYNIAKEELPFTKFKSEIILHKKNGLNVNPTYSNDVMCAQFIGVIADTLKKNTSVQIANSAYMAFLIDGDTDIAKKECVIVYGRILQRGGPVNILIGHIEVQHAHAQGIYAASKKAFAALGDQCSNWLEKIIALGADGAAVNLGSKGGVIALLQQEAGDHIVPFHCMPHRLELAMLSVQRDNQMMGQLYDLLHLIWKTYHFSPKSMRELRVIGADLGVNVLMPSGVKGTRWLPHVSRALETFLKPGQFTAVYYHMDHLASSSTNADIAGRATKASAFFQDIPFIRATCY is encoded by the exons ATGAAAAGAACGATTGAAAGCTTTTTCGTTAAAAAAGTTAATAAGTTAAGGCCTGATCCGAACGAATGCTCTGACACGGATCTCCCTTCAACTTCCCAGGTTATGTCAGGCCCTAATCAGGAGACGGCATCGGCTAATGAGCCGCACACGATCAACTCCGAGCCACAGCCCGCCGAAATTAAAAGGAGGAAAGTGTATGCATTTAGAAGAGAGTGGCTTGACCAGTTTCCCTGGCTAAGATACGATAAAACCGGGAACGAGATGCACTGCATTTACTGTAAAGAGTGTGGGAAGACCATGGCCGGCAATAGTGCTTTTGTGACTGGTTCCAATACATTTCGTATTGAAACTCTGAAAAAGCACAATGCATCCATGAAACACATTACATGCCGCGATAAATGCACTGCCACAGTGTCCCCTCTCCCCGCTGCCTTTCAGCGGCAGGAAGCAGCAAACAGAACATCAGATGAGGCCAAGATGATGATCAAGTTTAACATTGCCTACAATATTGCAAAAGAAGAACTTCCCTTCACTAAATTCAAGTCTGAAATAATTCTTCACAAGAAAAATGGCTTGAACGTAAACCCGACCTACAGCAATGATGTCATGTGCGCCCAATTTATTGGAGTCATCGCAGATACtctgaaaaaaaatacatcGGTGCAAATTGCGAACAGTGCATACATGGCATTCCTGATCGACGGAGACACAGACATCGCCAAAAAGGAATGCGTCATTGTGTATGGTCGTATCTTGCAGAGAGGAGGACCGGTGAATATACTGATTGGACACATCGAGGTCCAGCATGCCCATGCCCAAG GAATTTATGCTGCCTCAAAGAAAGCATTTGCTGCTCTTGGGGACCAGTGCAGTAACTGGCTGGAGAAAATTATTGCTCTGGGTGCTGATGGTGCTGCTGTTAATTTGGGCAGCAAAGGGGGTGTCATAGCCCTTTTGCAGCAAGAGGCAGGTGATCACATTGTGCCTTTCCACTGCATGCCTCACAG ATTGGAATTGGCAATGCTGTCAGTGCAGAGGGACAATCAAATGATGGGGCAATTGTACGACCTTCTACATTTAATTTGGAAGACTTACCATTTCAGCCCAAAATCAATGAGAGAGCTCAGGGTCATTGGGGCTGACTTGGGGGTAAATGTGCTGATGCCCAGTGGGGTGAAGGGGACAAGGTGGCTCCCACATGTTTCAAGGGCCTTGGAGACCTTTCTTAAACCAGGACAGTTCACTGCTGTGTACTACCATATGGACCATTTGGCAAGCTCCTCTACCAATGCAGACATTGCAGGCCGAGCTACAAAGGCCAGTGCATTCTTTCAGGATATTCCTTTCATTAGAGCCACTTGTTATTAA
- the LOC115545217 gene encoding zinc finger protein 862-like produces MDATIISTVKHLKARFSSLLGESASGSDTAKAVKCFNIFNHDSWPENQEDLVDHGADDLAFLLDHFSTVLRRNGVNTDLAKEEFVGLKLLIARMFQDKTYLSLWELMLTREPYCSQYKNILHLVHIMLVLPVSAAVCERGFSAQKRIKSDTRASLHSDTVEDLIRISVEGPSLEDFDARECGKLV; encoded by the exons ATGGATGCAACGATCATATCCACTGTAAAACATCTGAAAGCAAGATTCAGTAGCCTCCTAG GGGAGAGTGCTTCTGGGTCTGACACAGCCAAGGCTGTCAAATGTTTCAACATTTTCAATCACGATAGCTGGCCAGAGAACCAAGAAGACTTAGTAGACCATGGTGCTGATGACCTTGCATTTCTCTTGGATCACTTCTCCACAGTTCTGAGAAG AAATGGTGTAAACACTGACCTTGCAAAAGAAGAGTTTGTGGGCTTAAAGCTATTAATTGCAAGGATGTTCCAAGACAAGACCTACCTCAGCCTTTGGGAGCTCATGCTGACCAGAGAGCCCTACTGCTCACAGTACAAG AACATCCTGCATCTTGTACACATTATGCTGGTCCTCCCTGTCTCAGCTGCAGTTTGTGAAAGAGGATTCTCTGCACAGAAGAGGATCAAATCAGACACTAGGGCATCCCTCCATTCAGACACAGTAGAAGATCTGATAAGAATCAGTGTAGAGGGACCAAGTCTGGAAGATTTTGACGCTAGAGAGTGTGGGAAGCTGGTTTAG